tgtgtggcggtcactcctcgttgctttttgactcataataccaacttagtggttcgttatggtgaacaaaacatgcagatacttatatataacgtgtgtatatagtgtaataaccgacaaagtatttgttcactgtttgacgaacataataattgaatcaacaatacgcacaccatatttttgagtacagcgatgattcactcattttattatataaatatatcacactacacactaatgaatattattacagcaaaaaaactacgaaaaatcaatcggagacattgaaataatttggtaattatatctttgtggccactcctgcatgacagctgggagcaacagaccgtctgggatgcacgctgagtcagcgtctgctttttgccagacttccccgccctatagcgggcaatatatgccacttacgatttttttattgtttttcccATGagtagagaacacaaattaacaggtttagaagaaaaagtaagttttttttttttttggtatgcgcctgtgggtgacaaatgctaattagccctaagcaacacaagggttaatggTTGAATCTCTCACTGTAAGTGTGTATAAGGATACCTTTGCCAGATCTCGCAAGACATTCCTCCTGAATGGGCGTGAATTGAAGGAATATTATACTCTATACAATCACCGGGACGGAACTCAGCCGGTGCCAGATAATCACCTTCTACTTTGCAGTCTTTAAGACAGGATAGCTTATGAAGCGTATACATAGAACACATCTTGTCAGTTAGTAAACGCGAGTTTGCTGATGTAAGAATTATATACAGTACAGCGTTACCATTTACTCTTTTCAGTCCTCTATTACATCTGTAAATAGTAAACGCAGTCATCCTTTTTGTTAAAAGTGGGAAGATAAACACAGAgtacattattattttatatatattaattgcaAGCAAAGGAAAAAtggtacaaataataataataataaaataaataatgtgAATAGCATATATATTCATCCACATTTCTACTCCGCTGTTAAATCAATGAGTTCAATATCTCCTGTGAGGTCTATTATAGGTATGGCTCTGCAAGGgggtgtcgtagttgtagtttctcCTTCTGCTTCGACCACATCTGCTTTCATGTTGTTCTTCTTCATCCGACGACATGTGGAGGCTACAACTTCACCTAACTTATGTGTAAGCACACCATATGTAGGCAATGCTGCAGGGATTGCATTGCTTGCAGAGTCAACCATCACAAATTTTAGCCCACGTCGCTGGTAATGCTGCTCCAATTTCATCATTATGGGTAGATATTTCAGTCTCCATACTTCTCGATCGTAACTCTTCCAATATTGACCACAGCCCATCCAAAGTCCAAAAGGGAAAATTATGCGattaattttatattcttctCCTCTTGTTAAGATGACTGCATAGGCCTTACGCAGAGATTTTGTAAACCAGTAGCGTCGCATTTCGTCTGTATCCAACTGTAGTCCGCTGTAGTAGTGTGGGTCTGCAGCATATAATGTCTTGATTTTCTTCATCCTCATGTTTAGGGGTTTAGAAGATTTCCCTCCAGCATGATGCGTTATTAATATGATGAGATAAGGGAGATGAGGGTCATCACCAATTCGATTGTTGAATTGAGGGGGTTCTCCATAGACAATCTCTCCGGGCACGCCGCGATCTCTTCTCTCTGCACGATTTTTGTAGGGCAGCTTGCTCCGATGAATACGAGCATAGCGATATCGAGTCCATAATTCTACAACCACCCCACTCATCATCACGCTAGTGGCGTCCATATCGTAGATGATGCAGTCGGAGTAAGAGTACTCCGAAAAAGATGAAAGGGTGGCTGCTACAGTCGTCACTATCTTAACTGATGAGTAGAGTAGAGGAATGAGTCAGAGAGCAGTCGACATTTTATACGGTCATGCGAAGGTTAGTGGGTTTTCTGTTTTGTTTCGCCCGTGTTTTCCTGGGGCGGACTAAAATCACTTTGACATTATAAGgttttaaactcccctgcatattTTTAATAATGGGGAGGTAAGTACTTTCCCACTCTACATCTTCACACCGACCTGACTTACCTACACCCCAAGGGAGAATAACTTTCTTGATCTCCTCAGTATCTTCAATATACAATATGAGTTCTTCTAAAGATTTTGCTAAGTATAACAAACGGTTTTCGGTCGTATCCGCACGCAAACCTTTAACCATAGAGTAATCTTTTGATTTATCGGTAATAGCTTGAGCAATATCATTCTTTTCAATAGGCTtgggtgagactgccatggaacaatactgggtgagactgccatggaagttaaatcatccacaacttccagttaattatttcatggcagcctcccaATTAAAGTCTCAGTTAATACcgctgaagaaacagccagataaattgaacatgtatcatcaattaattcaacaacaactcgacagtaaatttattgaagttgttgataatgatgaccgaaaaacaggtcactatttaccccatcacgctgtagtGAAAGATTCAGTGACGACACCAATACATATCgttttcaactgtagtgccaaagtgaatgCAAgaagcgtgtccttgaatgaatgtcgccaaacgggacctagcctgacacaaaggctacACGACGTATTGTTACGATTCCGTACttgtatttttgcttatactgctgatatcagtaaagctttccttagagtaggcttgcaagaggaggatcgtaattacaccaaatttctctggattaaggacccaatgGATCCCAACAGTGATGTCGTAACCTAcaggtttgcctctgtgctattcggcgagacttcaccgtttctacttcaagcaacattatatacacatttgaagaagtcagATAGCCCTTATAAAATGgagattagcgacaacttgtatgtagaaaatttccagggaactactaatgaAAATCCAAAttagtagaaatctaccatgaggctaatcgtgagttgttaggagccaatatgccactacaatcatgggcctcaaacaacaaatcattaaaccagataatcgagaaagaatttcctggTTATCGGGTACCTAATCAATTCaaagttctgggcgtggaatggaacaaagTTACCGACgaaatgaatgtcaagtcagtacaaaccaataattcaactttttccatgagaaaattactctcgtatgtcagtcaaccatttgaccctttgggcttacttagtcctattttAATAAGGGGCAAGCTCCTCAtgtaggaatgctggcagaaacatatgggttgggatgatccgttgccaattaaGTTGCAGGATATATGGCAAAatctcacaacggatttcaatcaattagtgttttgaaatttcctcgtaatacttcaggacaaaacttatccacaaatttgcacgtctggcaaagcgtatggcgctgcagcctacttagtcaataatgtacaatcatttttactcacatttaaagcaagagttgctccaatcaagaagagatctttaacTCAAATAGAGTTAACTGCATTACTGGTGGGAgtacgattggctcattgcctgaccaagactctCAATAATATTCATTTTGGTGAGATCGTAGTGTGGTCAgaaaatgaggcagtcttacaatgggtacgaaataataacaataaaactccctacgttagcaATCGTGTTAGAGAAATCCATGAATTATCTGCAGGATACaaattcagacatgtccccaccAAGGACAATCCAGCAGATTACCTTTCAAGAGGTTTATCATTAAAACAGCtgatcaagtcttcgatgtggtttaatggaccttcatggcttgttagtggtcagtggcccaaacagaaaccacaagtcatagtgaccagtatcactactcccatgacagACCTAGAACCTCATCGGAccttagctattaatcctcacaattattccaacttgagtaagttacTAAGAGCAAAAAATTTACCATCCAATTTAAGGTAGTCATGATGATACCGTATTATGATGTCTCGTAACTAATCAGTTATAAGTCACAGTGACCCAGGACATTCACCTCGCTGTGGATTCTCTGTTTCCTTCAATTGCATGATTTAATCAAtaatttgtttgtgtaggctataaacTATACCATTATTCCATCTAGAGAATCTATGAGTTTACAAAACCTTACGACTCAGTAACATAGCCGTTATACGTCATCGTGACACCAGTCATTGAGTACATTGTCATTTTTAGTAGTTATTAACTTTAAATGATTCAACAATTTCATGTTTTAcatttaacatgagttcctttacaagacttaGTCTTATCTGTCTTTGTGAAAtatgggacatccgttatgtgcgtACTAACATACTACCATTAAATTAACTTCGGGAttggtacgtcagtactcaacattgaactGAGATCCGAGTTTTCCccctggagttatgttggaaatttccaacactgatacattcgtattgtatcataatacatcactaTTGTAAACTCAGTACAGTAACTATTAACTAttactaactgtagtgctaacataaattaatatttctctaTCTGCGCGTCATTTACTAAAATTCTCATGACATCGAGAAGCATATTGCATCAGATAATGTCCAGCAGGACATAATTATTACCAACATGTTAGAGAAGTGAATAATATTCTCAACTTTTATCAGTATTCTTTATAAGAATTAATCTCTGATAATATTATGACTAGTGATTTAATAATTACGAGTTATTAACTAAAATCGTCACTATATAACAGTTTCATCTGTTATATCCAAACGCTATGGAGGAAAtagaaattctctccatttctcgattaacaccattaACGATAATATAGATaatatttaattccctacaattgcaaccctgttCTCATTAATGCATTACGTAAAGGTAATTACATGGATAAGAATTTTCCGTCCTTActaaattctattgcgaatacgTGTGAGAGGGTTGAGGGAGACGGAGGCGTAGCGACGCCATTATTAGCGACGCTATCAACAGTAGCGAACTAACTCTCGCACGAGACGCATTCGTAGCGACGCTATTGCTAGAGACGCCACTAGAATTGCGACATGAGCGTCCGGGGAGAGGTGAATTACCAACAATTCTACGCCAGGCCCTTGCTATTAATCGGCCTAGTAGCGATGCAAGAATTGCATCGGTGGACAATCAGCAGGTTAAGTGTTCTCATAATTTTAAGTGAGCTCTTTTAATTTTATAACACTGTCCATCGTTACACCACAAGACCTCCTCGTACGTCCGTAAGGAATTTGTTCTGTCCCTCCTAATGAATAGTGATGACAATTTATCTGGTATAGACAATTTGTACATTTAGTTGGAATTTCAGCCTGTGTTGAAGGGGCCGTGGTCTCCTCATTTCCCACGCCACGCTCGGGGCACACGTGTTGCAGCAAGTACCAGACGACGCCATCACGACTCTGCATCTCCGTTCACTATCACAGCTAAGTAGCTGAATTAGTTCAATTTAGTTTATTTCACTACGTTACGGTAGAGAACTAGTAGTCATTTATGAATATAAATTTACATGATTTAGGAAATCGAGTACAATTTGATAGCCTCATGAAATTTATATGAGAATGATTTCTTGTTTAACCATCATATAATATTCTTGctactaaccaatttatttaatgtttatttgtttATACTTTAGTAAGAgttactaattttattcgaggaagaaccagcctcgatgaagcgtactgggagtaatttacttctggtattacccccccattttgtgaaggacggaaagacTGTGGCTGGGACCGTGGAACTGGACTGTGGCTGGGACCGTGGAACTGGACTGTGGCTGGGACCGTGGAACTGGACTGTGGCTGGGACCGTGGAACTGGACTGTGGCTGGGACCGTGGAACTAGACTCTGGCTGGGACCGCGGAACCGAAGGACATCCTGTCCTTACAAAAAAATCAAATTCATGCAAATACTCGTCAATCCGATATTTTTTTGGTATCAATCTTGCATGCATAGAGAAAACACACATTGAGTCTTATCACCATAGCCAAAGGGTCAATAGCGTCATTATGTCAAGTTCCAATGGAAATCTTCATCAACACTGGAGTAGTTCCGCTAAAGTAGTTTGCTGTCATCGTCAGCTAGGCAGCGCGAGCGTAGGAGCAAATACATCAGCATTTTTACAGAAAGATGCAATGTGCTCTTAAAATGTTTAATGTAAAAGATTTATCTATATATTTTATAGAGCTATGTTCacaggagcccagtgttgtgttgtgttcacaggagcccagtgttgtgttgtgttcacaggagcccagtgttgtgttgtgttcacaggagcccagtgttgtgttgtgttcacaggagcccagtgttgtgttgtgttcacaggagcccagtgttgtgttgtgttcacaggagcccagtgttgtgttgtgttcacaggagcccagtgttgtgttgtgttcacaggagcccagtgttgtgttgtgttcacaggagcccagtgttgtgttgtgttcacaggagcccagtgttgtgttgtgttcacaggagaccagtgttgtgttgtgttgtgttcacaggagcccagtgttgtgatgtgttgtgttcACAGATGcccagtattgtgttgtgttcacaggagcccagtgttgtgttgtgttgtgttcacaggagcccagtattgtgttgtgttcacaggagcccagtgttgtgttgtgttcacaggagcccagtgttgtgttgtgttgtgttcacaggagcccagtgttgtgttgtgttcacaggagcctagtattgtgttgtgttcacaggagcccagtgttgtgttgtgttcacaggagcccagtgttgtgttgtgttcacaggagcccagtattatgttgtgttcacaggagcccagtactgtgttgtgttcacatgagcccagtgttgtgttgtgttcacaggagcccagtattgtgttgtgttcacaggagcccagtgttgtgttgtgttcacaggagcccagtgttgtgttgtgttcacaggagcccagtgttgtgttgtgttcacaggagcccagtattgtgttgtgttcacaggagcccagtgttgtgttgtgttcacaggagcccagtattgtgttgtgttcacaggagcccagtgttgtgttgtgttcacaggagcccagtattgtgttgtgttcacaggagcccagtgttgtgttgtgttcacaggagcccagtattgtgttgtgttcacaggagcacagtgttgtgttgtgttcacaggagcccagtattgtgttgtgttcacaggagcccagtgttgtgttgtgttcacaTGAGCCCAGTGTTCTGTTGTGTTCACAGGAGCCCAGTGTTCTGTTGTGTTTTGTTGTGTTCACATGAGCCCAGTGTTCTGTTGTGTTCacaggagcccagtgttgtgttgtgttcacagGAGCCCAGTGTTCTGTTGTGTTTTGTTGTGTTCACATGAGCCCAGTGTTCTGTTGTGTTCACAGGAGCCCAGTGTTCTGTTGTGTTCacaggagcccagtgttgtgttgtgttgtgttcacaggagcccagtgttgtgttgtgttcacaggagcccagtgttgtgttgtgttcacaggagcccagtgttgtgttgtgttgtgttcacaggagcccagtgttgtgttgtgttcacaggagcccagtgtcctgttgtgttcacaggagcccagtgttgtgttgtgttcacaggagcccagtgttgtgttcacaggagcccagtgttgtgttgtgttcacaggagcccagtgttgtgttgtgttcacaggagcccagtgtcctgttgtgttcacaggagcccagtgttgtgttgtgttcacaggagcccagtattgtgttgtgttcacaggagcccagtgttgtgttgtgttcacaggagcccagtgttgtgttgtgttcacaggagcccagtgttctgttgtgttgtgttcacaggagcccagtgttctgttgtgttgtgttcacaggagcccagtgttgtgttgtgttcacaggagcccagtgttgtgttgtgttcacaggagcccagtgttctgttgtgttgtgttcacaggagcccagtgttctgttgtgttgtgttcacaggagcccagtgttgtgttgtgttcacaggagcccagtgttgtgttgtgttcacaggagcccagtgttgtgttgtgtttacaggagcccagtgttgtgttgtgttcacaggagcccagtgttgtgttgtgttcacaggagcccagtgttgtgttgtgttgtgttcacaggagcccagtgttctgttgtgttgtgttcacaggagcccagtgttgtgttgtgttcacaggagcccagtgttctgttgtgttgtgttcacaggagcccagtgttgtgatGTGTTCACAGGTgcccagtgttgtgttgtgttcacaggagcctagtattgtgttgtgttcacaggagcccagtgttgtgttgtgttcacaggagcccagtgttctgttgtgttgtgttcacaggagcccagtgttgtgttgtgttcacaggagcccagtattgtgttgtgttcacaggagcccagtgttgtgttgtgttgtgttcacaggagcccagtgttctgttgtgttgtgttcacagatgcccagtattgtgttgtgttcacaggagcccagtgttgtgttgtgttgtgttgacaggagcccagtattgtgttgtgttcacaggagcccagtgttgtgttgtgttcacaggagcccagtgttgtgttgtgttgtgttcacaggagcccagtgttgtgttgtgttcacaggagcctagtattgtgttgtgttcacaggagcccagtgttgtgttgtgttcacaggagcccagtgttgtgttgtgttcacaggagcccagtattatgttgtgttcacaggagcccagtactgtgttgtgttcacatgagcccagtgttgtgttgtgttcacaggagcccagtattgtgttgtgttcacaggagcccagtgttgtgttgtgttcacaggagcccagtgttgtgttgtgttcacaggagcccagtgttgtgttgtgttcacaggagcccagtattgtgttgtgttcacaggagcccagtgttgtgttgtgttcacaggagcccagtattgtgttgtgttcacaggagcccagtgttgtgttgtgttcacaggagcccagtattgtgttgtgttcacaggagcccagtgttgtgttgtgttcacaggagcccagtattgtgttgtgttcacaggagcacagtgttgtgttgtgttcacaggagcccagtattgtgttgtgttcacaggagcccagtgttgtgttgtgttcacaTGAGCCCAGTGTTCTGTTGTGTTCACAGGAGCCCAGTGTTCTGTTGTGTTTTGTTGTGTTCACATGAGCCCAGTGTTCTGTTGTGTTCacaggagcccagtgttgtgttgtgttcacagGAGCCCAGTGTTCTGTTGTGTTTTGTTGTGTTCACATGAGCCCAGTGTTCTGTTGTGTTCACAGGAGCCAAGTGTTCTGTTGTGTTCacaggagcccagtgttgtgttgtgttgtgttcacaggagcccagtgttgtgttgtgttcacaggagcccagtgttgtgttgtgttcacaggagcccagtgttgtgttgtgttgtgttcacaggagcccagtgttgtgttgtgttcacaggagcccagtgtcctgttgtgttcacaggagcccagtgttgtgttgtgttcacaggagcccagtgttgtgttcacaggagcccagtgttgtgttgtgttcacaggagcccagtgttgtgttgtgttcacaAGAGCCCAGTGTCCTGTTGTGTTCacaggagcccagtgttgtgttgtgttcacaggagcccagtattgtgttgtgttcacaggagcccagtgttgtgttgtgttcacaggagcccagtgttgtgttgtgttcacaggagcccagtgttctgttgtgttgtgttcacaggagcccagtgttctgttgtgttgtgttcacaggagcccagtgttgtgttgtgttcacaggagcccagtgttgtgttgtgttcacagGAGCCCAGTGTTCTGTTCTGTTGTGTTCACAGGAGCCCAGtgttctgttgtgttgtgttcacaggagcccagtgttgtgttgtgttcacaggagcccagtgttgtgttgtgttcacaggagcccagtgttgtgttgtgtttacaggagcccagtgttgtgttgtgttcacaggagcccagtgttgtgttgtgttcacaggagcccagtgttgtgttgtgttgtgttcacaggagcccagtgttctgttgtgttgtgttcacaggagcccagtgttgtgttgtgttcacaggagcccagtgttctgttgtgttgtgttcacaggagcccagtgttctgttgtgttgtgttcacaggagcccagtgttctgttgtgttcacaggagcccagtgttctgttgtgttgtgttcacaggagcccagtgttgtgttgtgttcacaggagcccagtgttgtgttgtgttcacaggagcccagtgttctgttgtgttgtgttcacaggagcccagtgttctgttgtgttgtgttcacaggagcccagtgttgtgttgtgttcacaggagctcagtgttgtgttgtgttcacaggagcccagtgttgtgttgtgtttacaggagcccagtgttgtgttgtgttcacaggagcccagtgttgtgttgtgttcacaggagcccagtgttgtgttgtgttgtgttcacaggagcccagtgttctgttgtgttgtgttcacaggagcccagtgttgtgttgtgttcacaggagcccagtgttctgttgtgttgtgttcacaggagcccagtgttctgttgtgttgtgttcacaggagcccagtgttctgttgtgttcacaggagcccagtgttctgttgtgttgtgttcacaggagcccagtgttgtgttgtgttcacaggagc
The sequence above is drawn from the Procambarus clarkii isolate CNS0578487 chromosome 49, FALCON_Pclarkii_2.0, whole genome shotgun sequence genome and encodes:
- the LOC138351461 gene encoding uncharacterized protein; the encoded protein is MEQYWVRLPWKLNHPQLPVNYFMAASQLKSQLIPLKKQPDKLNMYHQLIQQQLDSKFIEVVDNDDRKTGHYLPHHAVVKDSVTTPIHIVFNCSAKVNARSVSLNECRQTGPSLTQRLHDVLLRFRTCIFAYTADISKAFLRVGLQEEDRNYTKFLWIKDPMDPNSDVVTYRFASVLFGETSPFLLQATLYTHLKKSDSPYKMEISDNLYVENFQGTTNENPN